The following proteins are co-located in the Microcystis wesenbergii NRERC-220 genome:
- the hisC gene encoding histidinol-phosphate transaminase — protein sequence MLPTRDCVRQTPAYTPGEQPQSAGFTKLNTNENPYPPPAEIFAHLQEQLEKVRLYPDPISKELRQTAAELYGITADRIIAGNGSDDILNIALRTFVNPCESVAFLDLTYSLYETIARVHGANIIEFPTNDQFELAGPIICPEAKLIFLASPNPPLGKHLDRDYLEATCANASGVVLIDEAYVDFSDDNHLDFLSRYDNVIISRTMSKSYSLAGLRVGFGFASRAIIEQMDKVRDSYNLDRIAQTLATAALKHHNYFEEVWQKVRQTRSRLITSLRELGFIVFDSEANFILASPPQISASELYTQLKERQILVRYFKHPRIQNYVRISIGTDEEIDRLLSAIQEIMGTN from the coding sequence ATGCTACCCACACGCGATTGTGTTCGTCAAACCCCCGCTTACACTCCGGGAGAACAGCCCCAAAGCGCGGGATTTACCAAACTTAACACCAATGAGAATCCCTATCCCCCACCGGCGGAAATTTTTGCCCACCTGCAAGAGCAATTAGAGAAAGTCCGACTCTATCCCGATCCTATCTCCAAAGAGTTACGGCAAACGGCGGCGGAATTATACGGCATAACAGCCGATCGCATTATCGCGGGTAATGGGTCTGATGATATCCTTAATATCGCCCTGCGTACCTTTGTTAACCCCTGCGAAAGCGTTGCTTTTTTGGATTTAACCTATTCCCTTTACGAGACAATTGCCCGGGTACACGGGGCAAATATTATCGAATTTCCCACTAATGATCAATTTGAATTAGCAGGACCGATTATTTGTCCGGAAGCGAAATTAATTTTTCTCGCTTCTCCTAATCCTCCCCTCGGTAAACATCTTGATCGCGACTATTTAGAAGCAACCTGTGCTAATGCGTCGGGAGTGGTATTAATTGATGAAGCTTATGTGGATTTTAGTGATGACAATCATCTTGATTTTCTCTCCCGTTACGATAATGTCATCATTAGTCGCACCATGTCGAAAAGTTATAGTTTAGCGGGGTTAAGAGTCGGTTTCGGTTTTGCTTCCAGGGCAATTATCGAACAGATGGATAAGGTGCGTGATTCCTATAATTTAGATCGCATCGCTCAAACTTTAGCCACAGCAGCTTTAAAACACCATAATTATTTTGAGGAAGTTTGGCAAAAAGTCCGTCAAACCCGCAGCCGTTTAATTACTTCTTTGCGCGAGTTGGGATTTATTGTCTTTGACTCGGAAGCTAATTTTATCCTCGCTTCTCCCCCCCAGATTAGTGCCAGTGAGTTATATACTCAACTCAAAGAGCGTCAGATATTAGTGCGATATTTTAAACATCCTCGCATTCAGAATTATGTACGGATTTCTATCGGCACTGATGAGGAGATTGATCGCCTTTTATCTGCTATTCAAGAGATTATGGGAACAAATTAA
- the truB gene encoding tRNA pseudouridine(55) synthase TruB, whose protein sequence is MFGFLNLNKPPDWTSHDCVAKVRKILKTKRVGHGGTLDPMATGVLPIAVGSATRLLPYLPENKAYRAKIQLGLSTDTDDITGKAIATCPCADLTLEAVKPHLAEFIGNIAQIPPMYSAIHQDGRRLYELARKGEIIAVEPRQVKIDQITVLGWLEGEFPQIELDIHCGSGTYIRSLARDLGKVLAVGGTLASLTRTESCGFQLADSINLEALMANSEGLISPRIALAHLDWISLTPERVIDWFHGRKINLTDTNVMIGSLVAVESLEAQFLGIGEIVVREDEYYLQPKIVIQQ, encoded by the coding sequence ATGTTTGGCTTTTTAAATCTCAATAAACCCCCCGATTGGACTTCTCACGATTGTGTGGCCAAAGTCCGAAAAATTCTTAAGACTAAACGAGTCGGTCATGGGGGAACTTTAGATCCTATGGCTACGGGAGTTTTACCGATCGCCGTCGGGTCCGCCACCCGATTACTGCCCTATTTACCCGAAAATAAGGCTTATCGGGCAAAAATCCAGTTAGGACTCAGCACCGATACCGATGATATTACGGGAAAAGCGATCGCTACTTGTCCCTGTGCCGATTTAACTTTAGAGGCAGTTAAGCCCCATTTAGCGGAATTTATTGGCAATATTGCCCAGATTCCGCCAATGTATAGTGCTATTCACCAGGATGGTCGCCGTCTCTACGAATTGGCTCGCAAAGGGGAAATAATCGCAGTGGAGCCTCGTCAGGTCAAAATTGACCAAATTACGGTTTTAGGCTGGTTAGAGGGCGAATTTCCGCAAATAGAGCTAGATATTCACTGTGGATCGGGGACTTATATTCGTTCCCTGGCCAGAGATTTGGGCAAGGTGTTAGCTGTGGGTGGCACTTTAGCCAGTTTAACTCGCACGGAAAGCTGTGGTTTTCAATTAGCTGATAGTATTAATCTGGAAGCTTTAATGGCTAATTCTGAGGGTTTAATTTCGCCTCGCATTGCCTTGGCGCATCTAGACTGGATTTCTTTGACACCAGAGAGAGTTATCGATTGGTTTCACGGCAGAAAAATTAATCTAACCGATACAAATGTTATGATCGGTTCTCTGGTTGCTGTGGAGTCTTTAGAGGCTCAATTTCTCGGCATTGGTGAGATAGTTGTCCGAGAAGATGAATACTACCTACAGCCTAAAATAGTTATTCAGCAATAG
- the tsaD gene encoding tRNA (adenosine(37)-N6)-threonylcarbamoyltransferase complex transferase subunit TsaD has translation MTIILAIETSCDETAVAIVNNNLVLSSVVSSQIDLHRLYGGVVPEIASRQHLETINFCLEKAWQETGLNWSEIDGIAATVAPGLVGALMVGMTAAKTLAIVHDKPFIGIHHLEGHIYASYLAEPDLKPPFLSLLVSGGHTSLIHVQACGKYQQLGTTRDDAAGEAFDKVARLLNLSYPGGPIIDRMAKDGNPQAFPLPEGKISLPTGGFHAYDSSFSGLKTAVLRLVEKFEPDNLPVADIAASFQDTVARSLTRRTINCALDYGLNTIAIGGGVAANSALRNHLETAAKNHHLTVYFPPLKLCTDNAAMIARAAVDHYDLGHFSDLSLGVRSRLPLSEVMQLYNTSDF, from the coding sequence ATGACAATTATCTTAGCGATCGAAACCAGTTGCGATGAAACGGCTGTGGCTATTGTTAACAATAACCTGGTGTTGAGTAGTGTGGTTTCTTCTCAAATTGATCTCCATCGTCTCTATGGCGGTGTCGTGCCAGAAATAGCCTCGCGACAACACCTAGAAACCATTAATTTTTGTCTAGAAAAAGCTTGGCAAGAAACGGGGTTAAATTGGTCAGAAATTGATGGAATAGCCGCCACAGTTGCCCCCGGTTTAGTAGGTGCTTTAATGGTGGGAATGACGGCGGCCAAAACCCTGGCTATTGTCCACGATAAACCCTTTATCGGCATTCATCATCTCGAAGGTCATATCTATGCTTCCTATCTCGCTGAACCCGATCTTAAACCCCCTTTTTTATCTCTTTTAGTCTCTGGGGGTCATACCAGTTTAATCCATGTGCAGGCCTGCGGTAAATATCAACAATTAGGAACCACTAGAGATGATGCAGCCGGAGAAGCTTTTGATAAAGTGGCACGATTATTAAACTTAAGTTATCCGGGTGGTCCGATAATTGATCGCATGGCTAAAGATGGTAATCCCCAAGCTTTTCCCTTACCTGAAGGTAAAATATCTTTACCAACCGGCGGTTTTCATGCCTACGATTCCAGTTTTAGCGGTTTAAAAACTGCTGTTTTGCGCTTAGTAGAGAAATTCGAGCCAGATAATTTACCTGTAGCTGATATAGCCGCCAGTTTTCAAGATACAGTAGCCAGAAGTTTAACCCGTCGGACAATCAATTGTGCCTTAGATTATGGCTTAAACACTATTGCGATCGGGGGAGGAGTGGCGGCCAATAGTGCCTTAAGAAATCATCTGGAAACTGCCGCCAAAAATCATCATTTAACCGTCTATTTTCCGCCGCTTAAACTTTGTACCGATAACGCCGCTATGATTGCTCGCGCTGCTGTTGATCATTATGATCTTGGTCATTTTTCTGACCTTTCCCTCGGTGTTCGTTCCCGTTTACCTTTAAGCGAAGTTATGCAATTATATAATACGTCAGATTTTTAG
- a CDS encoding hydantoinase B/oxoprolinase family protein codes for MSPLNSHRTEITTVADPIYLEIFKNLYQFIAEEMGITLQNTAASVNIKERLDFSCAIFDEMGNLIANAPHIPVHLGSMSDSVKSLIQDKGETILPGNVYLANNPYNGGTHLPDVTVISPIFDHQNQEILFYLASRGHQADIGGITPGSMPPHSVHISEEGILFDNFLLVAAGQFREQELINHLSNSPFPARNIAQNIADFQAQIAANAKGERELHNMVNRYGLAMVKAYQQFVQDNAELAVRKAISVLKDGEFTYYLDNGAVIKVRISIDIDNCQATIDFTGTSDQLNNNFNAPLAVTRAAVLYVFRTLVEEAIPLNAGCFKPLHLIIPSGCFLNPVYPAAVVAGNVETSQAIVNALYGALGIQAASQGTMNNFTFGNQEYQYYETICGGSGAGANFAGTAAVQTQMTNSRLTDPEVLEMRYPVLVESFSIRHDSGGKGQYSGGDGVIRRIKFQEAMTANILSGNRLITPFGLAGGKAGKIGRNAVERNDGTIEELPGTATVEMNPGDIFIIETPGGGGYGNC; via the coding sequence ATGTCCCCTCTCAATTCTCACCGCACAGAAATAACTACCGTTGCCGATCCTATTTATCTAGAAATCTTTAAAAATCTCTATCAATTTATTGCCGAAGAAATGGGGATTACTCTGCAAAATACGGCGGCAAGTGTCAATATTAAAGAGCGCCTAGACTTCTCCTGTGCTATCTTTGATGAGATGGGAAATTTAATCGCTAATGCTCCTCATATTCCCGTCCATTTAGGCTCTATGTCCGATAGTGTCAAAAGCTTAATTCAGGATAAAGGCGAGACGATTCTTCCGGGGAACGTTTATCTAGCCAATAATCCTTATAATGGCGGTACTCACCTGCCAGATGTCACAGTAATTAGTCCTATTTTTGACCACCAAAATCAGGAAATATTATTTTATCTTGCCTCCCGGGGACATCAAGCTGATATCGGTGGAATTACCCCCGGTTCTATGCCTCCCCATTCTGTCCATATTAGCGAAGAAGGAATTTTATTCGATAACTTTTTGCTGGTAGCGGCGGGACAGTTTCGGGAACAAGAATTAATTAATCACTTAAGTAATAGTCCTTTTCCTGCGCGCAATATCGCCCAAAATATTGCCGATTTTCAAGCACAAATAGCCGCTAATGCCAAGGGGGAAAGAGAATTACATAATATGGTTAATCGCTACGGATTAGCTATGGTTAAAGCCTATCAACAGTTCGTTCAAGATAATGCGGAATTAGCGGTTAGAAAAGCTATATCTGTCTTAAAAGATGGTGAATTTACCTATTATCTGGATAACGGTGCTGTCATCAAGGTCAGAATTAGCATAGATATTGATAATTGTCAAGCAACCATCGATTTTACTGGCACATCTGACCAGTTAAATAATAATTTTAATGCACCCCTAGCAGTGACAAGAGCGGCGGTTTTATACGTTTTTCGTACCCTTGTGGAGGAGGCAATCCCTTTAAATGCTGGCTGTTTCAAACCCCTCCATTTAATTATCCCATCTGGCTGTTTTCTTAATCCCGTTTATCCGGCGGCCGTAGTAGCAGGAAATGTAGAAACTTCCCAGGCAATAGTTAATGCTTTATACGGTGCTTTAGGCATTCAAGCAGCCAGCCAAGGGACGATGAATAATTTCACTTTTGGCAATCAAGAATATCAATATTATGAGACTATTTGTGGCGGTTCTGGTGCGGGGGCAAATTTTGCGGGAACCGCTGCCGTGCAAACCCAGATGACTAATTCCCGTCTCACCGATCCAGAAGTATTAGAAATGCGCTATCCTGTGTTAGTAGAAAGTTTTAGCATTCGCCACGATAGTGGCGGTAAGGGACAATATTCTGGAGGTGATGGTGTGATTAGAAGAATTAAATTTCAAGAGGCTATGACCGCCAATATTCTGTCGGGGAATCGCCTGATTACCCCCTTTGGACTGGCGGGAGGAAAAGCTGGTAAAATAGGACGTAATGCCGTGGAAAGAAACGATGGAACTATCGAAGAATTGCCCGGTACTGCGACTGTAGAAATGAACCCTGGTGATATTTTTATTATTGAAACCCCCGGCGGTGGTGGCTATGGAAATTGCTGA